The genomic window CACGGCGCGGCGGATCTCGCTCGCGGTGGGTTGCTGGTCAAGTTGCTCCAGCGCCCCGGTGGGCAAGCCCAGGTTAAAACTGAAGATCGTGAGGATCAATGGACGATGAAGAAGTTTAGCAAGTGCCTCACCTTGTGAAATCTGAAGCTGTGCCGGTATTTCTGTTCCATCGGTGGTAAGTTCTAGCGAAAAGTGTTCATCGCAAATTTTTGTACTGCGGGCGGGATCATCGTCAGGGAGCAGCGCCCGCACTTGTGAGAGCACATCCTCAGCATATTGCTCAAAATAAGCTTTGCGCGGCTGATCGTTGGGTAATTTCGCCGCCGGGATGGTTTCGCCAATGTGGATGGTTAGCCTGGGGCGTCTGAATTTTAGCGCTGCATCGAGCGCGCCCATCGTTCCGCTAAACGCTATTGGGAGGATGGGCGCTTGTGAGCGATAGCTAAGCCAGGATACGCCGGTTTGGGGGCGCATCTTCCCCGGATTCCACACCCCACCTTCGGGGAAGATTCCGAGCATCCCGCCCTGGCGCAGCACATCCAATGCTTTTTGCAGCGCGTTACGGTCTATATGCCCGCGGCGGATTGGGATATACAAATAGAGCGCTTCGAGAATTTCGGTGATGGTTTCTTGAGGAATATCCCCCGCGCCGAGCATTTCCACCTGCCAGGGGGTGTAAAGAACCATCAGCGCGCCTTCAATGGCGGCGTTATGATTGCCCACCAGAATCACCGGCCCTGATTTTGGGAAGTTCTCTTTGCCAGAAATTTCAATGCGGAAGAAAATGGAGAAGATTACTCGCCCCAAAACTCGCAAAATCCCTCGCATAATCTGGTTGCGGGGATACTTCAGCCCAAAGGTGGCGTTTTGTCTCATGTATAGGCAATTTTTGCGTCAGGCGGAAAGGGGCTGTTGCCGCGTCTGAAGTGGAAGCCCGCCGCTCCGGCATGGCCCCCGCCGCCAAAGCGTTGCGCGATGTCAGCGACATCGACTTCTTTGGAGTAAAGCGAAACGAAGGTGAATAATTCGCCATCCAGAAAACTGTCGATATAGCAATAGGCGATTTCGTAGCCGTGGTTGCGAATATGTTCCCCAAGATCGCCAGAACCGCGTTGGTTGATCGCCAGCGTGCGGCAGCCCTCGAAAGTGACCGGGAAGCCATAACGCGATGTGGAACCCTGTATCCCGCGCAGGCGCGCCTCGCGCAGGATACTGCCATGCTGTGTGATCTCTTCGACTAGCGCCGAGTCGTCCGTAAGCAGCATATTCCACAGGCGGTCATTATGAGGATTGGTGTTGAGTTGGAAAAGCCCTTCGTTGAAAGGACCTGTATCGGGGTGCGCCCAACGCCAAATGTCGCGGTCTCCGATGAGCAGAATTGCCTGGGGAATCGCTTGGTCGGGGAAGTAGTATTTCCAGGTTAGCACGCAGGCGGCATCATCGGTATTGCGTGTCCCCGGCCATTCGGCGCTGATGTCGGCCAACTCCTGTATGGCGGTTTTGTGGTGATCGATCCAGCAGATTTGATGGTAATTTGCCAATCGCTCCATATCTTCGCGCGGCAGCGAAAAATCGACGATCACAATATGTTTGGCAACCAGTATTTCTTCCAGCGGCAGCGAGTCGCCGTATTTCATCTCGCAGAGAATAATATTGGGGCCAAGGGCTTTACGCACAATGGCGGCTGAAGCGCGGCCATCGGCATCGTTGTGATAAAGGCA from Chloroflexota bacterium includes these protein-coding regions:
- a CDS encoding 1-acyl-sn-glycerol-3-phosphate acyltransferase, whose protein sequence is MRQNATFGLKYPRNQIMRGILRVLGRVIFSIFFRIEISGKENFPKSGPVILVGNHNAAIEGALMVLYTPWQVEMLGAGDIPQETITEILEALYLYIPIRRGHIDRNALQKALDVLRQGGMLGIFPEGGVWNPGKMRPQTGVSWLSYRSQAPILPIAFSGTMGALDAALKFRRPRLTIHIGETIPAAKLPNDQPRKAYFEQYAEDVLSQVRALLPDDDPARSTKICDEHFSLELTTDGTEIPAQLQISQGEALAKLLHRPLILTIFSFNLGLPTGALEQLDQQPTASEIRRAVAHILAALEGEYPYLLTYRFGPKKSEAMLTGLKELLSLAQWAEDNALELRMTPIWRYTDATTGEEITHSHQTQLAGWM